The following proteins are encoded in a genomic region of Pungitius pungitius chromosome 19, fPunPun2.1, whole genome shotgun sequence:
- the LOC119198785 gene encoding 5'-AMP-activated protein kinase subunit gamma-2-like codes for MSEQLNPDDPASEESERDIYMRFMKCHKCYDLIPTSSKLVVFDTTLQVKKAFFALVANGVRAAPLWESKKQSFVGMLTITDFINILTRYYKSPMVQIYELEEHKIETWRELYLQETFKPLVHISPGASIFEAVHSLIKNKIHRLPVIDPVSGNALYILTHKRILKFLQLFVCEMPMPAFMKQTLEDLAVGTYDNIAFIHPHTPLITALSVFTLRRVSALPVVDHHGRVVDIYSKFDVINLAAEKTYNNLDLTVTQALRHRSQYFEGVMKCNKMETLDTIVDRIVKAEVHRLVVVDEDSRIVGIVSLSDILQALVLTPAGLKRKESLPSQLTALDPTETGCDPGSFQDQAVRQAEGQTERGTETQAEGWTEEESEVEAEIQSEERTERGSEGEEQTEGDADGQSEGEAEIQTEGETEREAERQNETERQTEGERQREGEAAEIEGGDC; via the exons ATGTCCGAGCAGCTGAATCCTGATGATCCCG CTTCAGAGGAGTCCGAGAGAGACATCTACATGCGCTTCATGAAGTGTCACAAATGTTATGACCTGATCCCCACCAGCTCCAAACTGGTGGTGTTTGACACCACGCTGCAG GTGAAAAAAGCGTTTTTTGCACTAGTGGCGAATGGAGTGAGAGCTGCTCCTCTGTGGGAGAGTAAGAAGCAGAGCTTTGTGG GGATGTTGACCATCACAGACTTTATTAACATCCTGACCAGATACTATAAATCCCccatg GTTCAGATCTACGAGCTGGAAGAACATAAGATAGAGACGTGGAGAG AACTTTACCTCCAGGAGACCTTCAAACCTCTGGTCCACATCTCACCTGGTGCCAG tatcTTTGAGGCAGTCCACTCCCTGATAAAGAATAAGATCCACCGGCTGCCCGTCATTGATCCGGTCAGTGGGAACGCTCTGTACATCCTGACTCACAAGAGGATCCTCAAGTTCCTGCAGCTCTTT GTGTGTGAGATGCCCATGCCGGCCTTCATGAAGCAGACCCTGGAGGATCTCGCAGTGGGGACGTATGATAACATCGCCTTCATCCATCCCCACACGCCGCTCATCACCGCGCTGTCAGTCTTTACGCTCCGCCGCGTCTCCGCTCTGCCTGTCGTTGACCACCACG GTAGAGTTGTGGACATCTACTCAAAGTTTGACGTCATT AACCTGGCGGCAGAGAAGACTTACAACAACCTGGACTTGACGGTGACCCAAGCGCTCCGACATAGGTCCCAGTACTTTGAAGGGGTCATGAAGTGCAACAAGATGGAGACATTGGATACCATCGTGGACCGGATCGTGAAGGCCGAGGTTCACAGGCTGGTGGTCGTGGATGAGGACTCTCGAATCGTTGgcatcgtctctctctctgacatccTGCAGGCTTTAGTTCTGACTCCCGCAG GTCTGAAGAGGAAGGAGTCTCTCCCCTCCCAGCTGACAGCTTTGGATCCAACAGAGACGGGATGTGACCCCGGATCATTTCAAGACCAGGCAGTGAGACAGGCAGAGGGACAGACCGAACGGGGGACAGAGACACAGGCAGAGGGATGGACTGAAGAGGAATCAGAGGTGGAGGCTGAGATACAGTCTGAGGAACGGACAGAGAGAGGGTCGGAGGGGGAGGAACAGACTGAGGGGGATGCAGACGGACAGTcagagggggaggcagagatTCAGACTGAgggggagacggagagggaggcagagagacagaatgagacagagagacagactgagggggagagacaaagagaaggtGAGGCCGCAGAGATCGAAGGAGGAGACTGCTAA